The nucleotide sequence ATTCCGGGTCGCTATAACATCGCGGTCGACGCTTGCGACAAGTGGGCGGACGGCAGCGGTCGGCTGGCAGTGATCCACCACCGCAGCGACGGGGTGCGTCGCGACTATAGTTTCGATGAGCTGAAGGGACTTTCGAACCGCCTGGCCAACGCCCTGATCGCATTCGGCGTCGCACCGGGGGCAAGAGTCGGCGTACTGCTGCCACAGGCGCCGGAGACCGCCGTTGCGCATCTGGGCATCCTAAAGCTGGGAGCGATCTCCATCCCGCTGTTCGTGTTATTCGGCGAGGAGGCGCTGGAGTATCGCCTTTCGGACAGCAGCGCTACCGCGCTGATTACCGACCGCGCCGGAGTCGAAAAGATCGCCACCCTGCGCGACCGGCTGCCCGACCTCCGGTCAGTGATCTGCATCGACGGGGCCATCGAGGACGCCGAGGACTGGACGGCCCTGCTGGAGCGCGCATCGGACAGCTTTACGCCGGCCGAAACCGGCCCCGACGATCCCGCCATCCTCATCTACACCTCCGGCACGACAGGACCTCCCAAGGGGGCGCTGCACGGGCACCGGGTCCTGCTCGGTCATCTGCCGGGCGTGGAGCTGCCGCAGGAACTGTTTCCGCGGCCGGGCGATCTCTTCTGGACACCGGCCGACTGGGCCTGGATCGGCGGGCTGCTCGACGTGCTGCTGCCCAGCCTGCACCACGGCATACCGGTCCTGGCTCACCGCTTCGCCAAGTTCGATCCGGAAGCGGCCTTCCACCTGATGGCCGACTACGGCGTGCGCAACGCCTTCCTGCCGCCAACGGCCCTGAAGATGCTGCGCCGGGTCGAGCGGCCGGCAGCGCGCTGGAAGCTGAAGGTCCGCTCCATCGGCTCGGGCGGAGAAACCCTGGGCGCCGGTCTTCTGGATTGGGGACGGGCAACCTTCGGCGTCCCGATCAACGAGTTCTACGGCCAGACCGAGTGCAACCTGGTCGTGGCCAACTGCGCAGGCCTGATGCCGGTCAAGCCGGGCGCCATGGGTCGTGCCGTACCGGGACACGAGGTTGCGGTGCTGGACGAAGCAGGCCAACCGCTGCCGGTGGGCGTCCAGGGAACGGTGGCCGTGCGGCGGCCGGACCCGGTCATGTTCCTGGGCTACTGGAACAACCCCGAGGCCACGGCCAAGAAGTTTGCCGGGGACTGGCTGCTGACCGGCGATCAGGCGCGACTGGACGAGGAGGGCTACTTCCACTTCGTCGGCCGCGACGACGACGTCATCACCTCCGGCGGCTACCGCATCGGTCCAGGCGAGATCGAAGACTGCCTGATCAGGCACCCTGCCGTGGCGCTGGCCGCCGCGGTCGGCGTCCCCGACGACTTGCGGACCGAGCGGGTCAAGGCCTTCATCGTGCTGGCTGAAGGCCACCGTCCGTCGCAAAGCCTGGAACGTGAGATCCAGGACTACGTGAAGACCCGTCTCGCCGCGCACGAGTATCCCCGCGAGGTCGAGTTCCTGGACGCCTTGCCGATGACCGCCACGGGCAAGATCATCCGGAAAGAGTTGAAGGCACGAAGATAGGGCTCAAGCCTTGCTTTGGCGTCGCTCAGGCCGCTCCTTGCGGAAGGAGCGCCAGAGCGACAAACCGACGAAGTAGAGCGAACTGGCAACCCAGATCCAATAGATCGTCGGTTCTTCAACCGGAAGGTCGGTCGTGTCGGGATCGACCGCGACCAGCCAGATCGACGCGAAGGCCCAGACCACCGTCATCGGGATGTTCAGACTGCGCAGGTGCGGGACCCGGAAGGGATGAACGTACTTGAGCGGAATGAACGTCAGCAGACAGCAGAGGGCGATCACCGCGATGTTGATCCAGGGGTCGGTCTGCAAGATGAAAAAGGCCAGCACGACGACGTTCCACAAGGCGGGAAAACCGCTGAAGTAGTAGTCGTGGGTCTTCATCTCCGCATTGGCGAAGGTATAGCAGGAGACCGCCATGATGGTCGCGGCCGCCGCAGTTTCCCAGCCGTTCGGCACCAGGCCGAACCAGTAGACCAGCATCGCCGGCACGGCGACGTAGGTGAAGTAGTCGATGACGTTGTCCAGGGTGGTGCCGTCGACGTTCGGCGTCACCTCCCGCACCTTGGCACGGCGCGCCAGCGTACCGTCCACGCCGTCGACGAAAAGCGCCAGACCGAGCCAGAAAAAAACCAACTGCTTGTCGCCGTGGAGGATCGCCAGCAAGGCGAGGAAGCCCAGCACGGCGCCGGAAGCGGTAAAGACGTGAACGGCCCAGGCCGCCGTCTTAGCCCTCATGGCGGGCTTATCGATTCGGGTGAGATTGAGGCTCATGACCTGTCCCCGACGCACGGGGCCTCCGACGGATCGTCACGCTTCTGCAACAGAGAATAGCTTTTGTCCCGAGAGGACAAGCCACCTGCGCTCCACTTCTGCCCTAAAACCACTGCCCCGGCAGAGCGGCTTGACGCTAGACTGCTCGCCGGAGATCGCGCGATGGGGAGTCCAAGCCATGCCGGACAGCCAACCACACCCGCCGCTGGCGGGGCCTGAAACCCAGTTTCCCCCAGGCGTTGCCTGGATCGACGGCCGCTTCGTGCCGATGAGCGAAGCCAAGATCCCGATACTGGATTGGGGCTTCCTGCGCTCCGATGCGACCTACGACGTGGTTTCCGTCTGGAAAAATCATTTCTTTCGTCTCGATAAGCATCTGGATCGCTTTCTCGCATCCGTCGCCAAGCTGCGCATGTCTCTGCCGTTCGATCGCACCGGACTGGAGACCCTGCTGCACGAGACGGTCACCCGAAGCGGCCTGGAAGACGCGTACGTGGAGATGATCTGCACGCGCGGCCACTCGCCGACCTTCAGCCGGGACCCGCGCGACGCCGTCAACCGCTTCATCGCCTTCGCCATTCCCTTCGGCTGGATCGCCGACGAAACGCAGCGTGATCGCGGTCTGCGGATGATCGTTGCCTCGGTGCCGCGAATTCCGGCGGCCAGCGTCGATCCCACGATCAAGAACTATCACTGGCTGGACATGGTCAGAGGGCTCTACGAAGCGTACGACCGCGGCGGCGAAAACGTTCTGCTGAAGGATCTCGACGGCTTTCTGACAGAGGGACCGGGCTTCAATCTCTTCGCGGTGAAGGACGGCAGCGTCCACACACCGGACCGCGGCGTGCTGGAGGGCATCACCCGCGGCACGGCCCTCGAACTCTGCGCTGAACTGAAGATTCCGACTCGCATCGAACCGCTGTCCATGGAGACGCTGACCACGGCCGAGGAGGCTTTCGTCACCTCCACCGCCGGCGGGATCATGGCCATCGCCAGTGTTGACGGCCAAGCCCTTCCAGCCTCGCCCGGACCGATCACTCGGCGTCTCGGCGAACTCTACTGGGCCAAGCACCAGGACCCGGCCTGGACCACGCCGGTCCGGAGCCTCTGACCCTCTGCCTCCAAGGCGCTAAGCCGCTTGTCGCACGGCCGGCTTGAAGCGCTGCTCAGCCAAGCGGTCGGCGGCCTCCGAGGTGGGCAAGTCGGCTCGCTCGGCGAGTCTGTAGATCTCCGCCAGGGTGTCGCCGATTCGCGCGACATGGGCGAAGGCCGTCGCCTTGTCGTAGCTGGCACCGGAAAGCTGTGTCTCGTGGCTGATGTTGACGATGCCGCCGGCGTTAAGCACGTAGTCCGGCGCGTAAAGGATACCGCGCGCTTTCAGCGCGGCACCGTCCCGCAGCGTCGCGAGCTGGTTGTTGGCGCTGCCTGCGATGACAGCGCAGTTGAGCTGGGGAATGGTCTTTTCATTCAGAACGGCGCCAAGCGCGCAGGGAGCGAAGATCTCGGCCTCGACGGCATGAATCTCGGACGGCGCAACAGCCAAGGCATCCCAGGCCTCGACCGCCTGCCGCACGGCCCGCTCGTTGATGTCGGCGACGA is from Algihabitans albus and encodes:
- a CDS encoding CDP-alcohol phosphatidyltransferase family protein, which translates into the protein MSLNLTRIDKPAMRAKTAAWAVHVFTASGAVLGFLALLAILHGDKQLVFFWLGLALFVDGVDGTLARRAKVREVTPNVDGTTLDNVIDYFTYVAVPAMLVYWFGLVPNGWETAAAATIMAVSCYTFANAEMKTHDYYFSGFPALWNVVVLAFFILQTDPWINIAVIALCCLLTFIPLKYVHPFRVPHLRSLNIPMTVVWAFASIWLVAVDPDTTDLPVEEPTIYWIWVASSLYFVGLSLWRSFRKERPERRQSKA
- a CDS encoding aminotransferase class IV; its protein translation is MPDSQPHPPLAGPETQFPPGVAWIDGRFVPMSEAKIPILDWGFLRSDATYDVVSVWKNHFFRLDKHLDRFLASVAKLRMSLPFDRTGLETLLHETVTRSGLEDAYVEMICTRGHSPTFSRDPRDAVNRFIAFAIPFGWIADETQRDRGLRMIVASVPRIPAASVDPTIKNYHWLDMVRGLYEAYDRGGENVLLKDLDGFLTEGPGFNLFAVKDGSVHTPDRGVLEGITRGTALELCAELKIPTRIEPLSMETLTTAEEAFVTSTAGGIMAIASVDGQALPASPGPITRRLGELYWAKHQDPAWTTPVRSL
- a CDS encoding acyl-CoA synthetase, which codes for MLPAAETYDQLRRDFVWNIPGRYNIAVDACDKWADGSGRLAVIHHRSDGVRRDYSFDELKGLSNRLANALIAFGVAPGARVGVLLPQAPETAVAHLGILKLGAISIPLFVLFGEEALEYRLSDSSATALITDRAGVEKIATLRDRLPDLRSVICIDGAIEDAEDWTALLERASDSFTPAETGPDDPAILIYTSGTTGPPKGALHGHRVLLGHLPGVELPQELFPRPGDLFWTPADWAWIGGLLDVLLPSLHHGIPVLAHRFAKFDPEAAFHLMADYGVRNAFLPPTALKMLRRVERPAARWKLKVRSIGSGGETLGAGLLDWGRATFGVPINEFYGQTECNLVVANCAGLMPVKPGAMGRAVPGHEVAVLDEAGQPLPVGVQGTVAVRRPDPVMFLGYWNNPEATAKKFAGDWLLTGDQARLDEEGYFHFVGRDDDVITSGGYRIGPGEIEDCLIRHPAVALAAAVGVPDDLRTERVKAFIVLAEGHRPSQSLEREIQDYVKTRLAAHEYPREVEFLDALPMTATGKIIRKELKARR